A stretch of the Mesorhizobium sp. Pch-S genome encodes the following:
- a CDS encoding DUF6867 family protein — MQGIIYEEASVWQFFFVTCLLGGWAAWMTGRACAQTWRTRPMLFVYILGLGLGVRFIHHALFEGTMFTLQFYVVDTIVLMVLAFLGYQYTRTNQMVSQYSWLYEKVSPLSWKAKG, encoded by the coding sequence ATGCAAGGCATCATCTATGAAGAAGCCTCCGTCTGGCAGTTCTTCTTCGTCACCTGCCTGTTGGGCGGATGGGCAGCCTGGATGACAGGCAGGGCCTGTGCGCAGACATGGCGGACGCGGCCGATGCTGTTCGTCTACATTCTGGGCCTGGGGCTTGGCGTGCGGTTCATCCATCACGCTCTTTTCGAGGGCACGATGTTCACGCTGCAGTTCTATGTCGTCGACACGATCGTGCTGATGGTGCTGGCTTTTCTCGGCTACCAGTATACCCGCACCAACCAAATGGTGTCGCAGTATAGCTGGCTATACGAAAAGGTTTCGCCGCTCAGCTGGAAGGCGAAAGGCTGA
- a CDS encoding branched-chain amino acid ABC transporter substrate-binding protein, translated as MKKSLLSAVALTALLAFSGSAWADLQIAVGAPITGPNAAFGAQLQKGAEMAIAEINAAGGINGEQVKLSVGDDVSDPKQGISVANKFVADGVKFVVGHFNSGVSIPASEVYAENGIVEVTPAATNPVFTERGLWNVFRTCGRDDQQGGIAGAYIAKNFKDGKIAVIHDKTPYGQGLADETKKAMNAAGVKEVMYEGVNVGDKDFSALIAKMKEAGVTLIYWGGLHTEAGLIIRQSTDQGLKAPLMSGDGIVSNELASIAGDAVAGTLNTFGADPRLNPANNDLVAKFRAQGFEPEAYTLYSYASVQVIAQAAAAAKSNDPKEVAKALHEKGPFKTVLGELSYDEKGDPKLPGYVMYIWKKGDDGKYTYVPKVD; from the coding sequence ATGAAAAAATCACTTTTGTCCGCCGTGGCCCTGACCGCGCTGCTCGCGTTCAGCGGCAGCGCGTGGGCTGACCTTCAGATTGCCGTTGGTGCCCCGATCACTGGCCCCAATGCTGCCTTCGGTGCGCAGCTGCAGAAGGGTGCAGAAATGGCCATCGCCGAGATCAATGCGGCCGGTGGTATCAATGGCGAGCAGGTCAAGCTTTCGGTCGGCGACGACGTCTCCGATCCGAAGCAGGGTATTTCGGTTGCCAACAAGTTCGTCGCCGACGGTGTCAAGTTCGTGGTCGGCCACTTCAACTCGGGCGTGTCGATCCCGGCCTCGGAAGTGTATGCCGAGAACGGTATCGTCGAAGTGACGCCTGCTGCCACCAACCCGGTCTTCACCGAACGCGGCCTGTGGAACGTGTTCCGCACCTGCGGCCGTGACGACCAGCAGGGCGGCATCGCCGGCGCCTACATCGCCAAGAACTTCAAGGATGGCAAGATCGCGGTCATCCACGACAAGACCCCTTATGGCCAGGGCCTCGCTGACGAAACCAAGAAGGCGATGAATGCCGCGGGCGTCAAGGAAGTCATGTATGAAGGCGTCAACGTCGGCGACAAGGACTTCTCCGCTCTGATCGCCAAGATGAAGGAAGCCGGCGTCACCCTGATCTACTGGGGCGGCCTGCACACCGAGGCCGGCCTGATCATCCGCCAGTCGACCGACCAGGGCCTGAAGGCACCTCTGATGTCGGGTGACGGCATCGTCTCGAACGAGCTGGCTTCGATCGCGGGCGATGCAGTGGCAGGCACGCTGAACACCTTCGGCGCCGATCCTCGCCTCAACCCGGCCAACAACGACCTGGTTGCGAAGTTCCGCGCCCAGGGCTTCGAGCCGGAAGCCTACACGCTGTACTCCTATGCCTCAGTGCAGGTGATCGCTCAGGCAGCAGCTGCTGCCAAGTCGAACGATCCCAAGGAAGTCGCCAAGGCTCTGCATGAGAAGGGTCCGTTCAAGACCGTTCTCGGCGAACTCTCCTATGACGAAAAGGGCGACCCCAAGCTTCCGGGCTACGTGATGTACATCTGGAAGAAGGGCGACGACGGCAAGTACACCTACGTGCCGAAGGTCGACTGA
- a CDS encoding DUF2312 domain-containing protein, translated as MADEITETSQTVAAGQLRALIERIERLEEEKKTIADDIKDVYAEAKGTGFDTKAIRAIVRLRKQDQAERQEEESILDLYKAALGMV; from the coding sequence ATGGCCGACGAAATCACCGAGACCAGCCAGACTGTAGCCGCCGGCCAGTTGCGGGCTCTCATCGAGCGCATCGAGCGTCTCGAGGAAGAAAAGAAGACGATCGCCGACGACATCAAGGATGTCTATGCGGAAGCCAAGGGCACCGGCTTCGACACCAAGGCAATCCGCGCGATCGTGCGCCTGCGCAAGCAGGACCAGGCCGAACGGCAGGAAGAGGAATCGATCCTCGACCTCTACAAGGCCGCGCTCGGCATGGTCTGA
- a CDS encoding SDR family oxidoreductase gives MVNNQRIALVTGANKGIGREIARQLIEAGVFVLIGARDLERGKRTAADLSSTGHSVESIELDLTDETTITAAADHINEKYGRLDILVNNAGIVDAADGPPSTASTTSARRLVETNFIGTLAVTQAMLPLLRRSRAGRIVNLASALGSLAINSDASSPYYSARLIGYNASKAALNMLTVQLAAELKDTAIVVNSVAPGYVKTDLTGHTGFMTPEEGAKLPVEYALLGDEAVSGRFVEPDGSTPW, from the coding sequence ATGGTGAACAATCAACGGATAGCGCTGGTTACCGGTGCGAACAAAGGTATCGGGCGGGAAATTGCCCGTCAGTTGATCGAAGCCGGCGTTTTCGTATTGATCGGAGCCCGCGATCTGGAGCGTGGTAAAAGAACCGCCGCCGATTTGTCTTCAACGGGGCATTCCGTCGAAAGTATTGAGCTCGATCTGACCGACGAGACGACCATCACGGCTGCCGCCGACCATATCAATGAGAAGTACGGCCGACTGGATATTCTGGTGAACAACGCCGGTATCGTCGATGCCGCGGACGGCCCACCGAGCACAGCTTCGACTACATCCGCACGCCGACTGGTCGAAACGAACTTTATCGGCACTCTGGCCGTCACCCAGGCAATGCTACCCTTACTGCGCAGGTCACGTGCGGGACGGATCGTCAACCTGGCTTCGGCGCTTGGATCGCTTGCGATAAACAGCGATGCATCGTCGCCGTACTACTCGGCGCGGCTGATTGGCTACAACGCCTCGAAGGCGGCGCTCAACATGCTGACGGTGCAGTTGGCGGCAGAACTCAAGGATACGGCGATTGTCGTGAACTCGGTGGCTCCCGGATATGTGAAGACCGACCTGACCGGACATACGGGCTTCATGACACCGGAGGAAGGGGCAAAGCTTCCAGTCGAGTATGCGCTGCTTGGTGACGAGGCCGTTTCCGGCCGCTTCGTCGAGCCGGATGGAAGCACGCCCTGGTGA
- a CDS encoding TetR/AcrR family transcriptional regulator — protein sequence MATTPPRHLSPRKRPRQTRAAVTLDAIFEATIQVLLREGLHRLTTTRVAERAGVSVGTMYQYFPHKQALLYGLNERYLDIVAAAVEKTCQEKHGTATTHMVEALITTYWRAKTKRSDVTRALYRSAVELDNEALIEAFALRVETATSTMLGSAPDAVYADIALVNTTLLSVIFGTVRNVFERNLSANQQTDIRQELLSMCLAYLAMAAHRATGNPRSV from the coding sequence TTGGCTACAACCCCACCTCGTCACCTAAGCCCGCGGAAAAGGCCACGCCAGACGCGTGCAGCCGTCACTCTGGACGCAATTTTCGAGGCGACCATTCAGGTTTTGCTGAGGGAGGGACTACATCGGCTGACAACGACCCGGGTAGCCGAGCGAGCGGGGGTTTCCGTTGGCACGATGTATCAATATTTTCCTCACAAGCAGGCACTGCTCTATGGGTTGAATGAGCGTTATCTGGATATCGTGGCTGCGGCGGTGGAAAAGACCTGCCAAGAGAAGCACGGTACCGCCACAACCCATATGGTCGAAGCGCTCATCACGACCTATTGGCGGGCAAAAACCAAGCGATCCGACGTCACACGTGCCCTGTATCGATCGGCGGTTGAGCTCGACAACGAAGCTCTGATCGAGGCATTTGCGCTTCGTGTGGAGACTGCGACCAGCACGATGCTCGGCAGCGCTCCCGATGCTGTCTATGCCGACATTGCCCTGGTTAACACGACCCTTCTGTCGGTGATTTTCGGGACCGTCAGAAATGTTTTCGAGCGGAACTTATCCGCAAACCAACAGACGGATATTCGCCAGGAACTCCTCTCGATGTGCCTTGCCTATCTGGCGATGGCAGCGCATCGCGCAACGGGAAATCCGCGGTCGGTTTAG
- the dtd gene encoding D-aminoacyl-tRNA deacylase, producing the protein MRALIQRVSSASVTTQTGVAGQIDNGLLILVCAMRDDTEKESDWLARKIANLRIFRDDAGRMNRSLIEVGGAALVVSQFTLAAETKGNRPGFSTAAPPEEAQHLYEDFSNRIRSLGVAVQNGVFGADMKVALVNDGPVTIWLDTQTR; encoded by the coding sequence ATGCGAGCGCTCATCCAACGTGTCTCATCGGCATCCGTCACGACCCAAACAGGTGTCGCCGGCCAGATCGACAACGGCCTCCTCATCTTGGTCTGCGCAATGCGAGACGACACCGAAAAGGAAAGCGACTGGCTCGCACGCAAGATCGCCAACCTGCGTATTTTCAGAGACGACGCGGGCCGGATGAACCGATCGCTGATCGAAGTCGGCGGAGCTGCCCTTGTCGTCAGCCAGTTCACGCTGGCAGCCGAGACGAAGGGAAATCGCCCCGGCTTTAGTACCGCAGCGCCACCGGAAGAAGCGCAGCATCTGTACGAGGACTTCTCGAACCGAATCCGGTCGCTCGGCGTTGCCGTTCAGAACGGTGTCTTCGGTGCCGATATGAAAGTTGCGCTGGTAAACGATGGACCGGTCACGATCTGGCTCGACACGCAAACGCGCTAG
- a CDS encoding cell wall hydrolase, producing the protein MSRSPGPRLRRFFARSLRIPTVGLACFATLGFAVPASSPHILAAENPISGTQDKCSHLWGLRLGSIGPLDQFSRSAVEPKKARLPSVPKAQEKRGRVTASSKRAERHRSQYDRLVGVPATLADLVNNDGADILASAYTPNDAFHDARNPFDRLLESGDTSGRFVPPAAGGDHPWIKTALPAEVFSAPEQKCLAIAIYFEARGEELKGQAAVAQVILNRVRNPAYPDTVCDVVYQNQDLPNRCQFSFACDGIADVVTDRRAFQLAEQIAMAVTAGKIFLSDVASSTHYNATYVSPSWSRSMERMTQIGSHIFYRTFGGGWS; encoded by the coding sequence TTGTCGCGATCGCCCGGCCCGCGCTTGCGCCGCTTCTTCGCTCGAAGCCTGCGTATACCGACGGTTGGCCTTGCATGTTTTGCAACGCTTGGATTTGCTGTGCCGGCCAGTTCGCCACATATTCTTGCCGCTGAGAATCCGATATCGGGTACGCAAGACAAGTGCTCACACCTCTGGGGATTGCGGCTGGGTTCAATCGGGCCCCTGGATCAATTCTCGCGCTCGGCGGTCGAACCGAAAAAGGCGAGATTGCCGTCGGTGCCGAAGGCTCAGGAAAAGCGTGGCCGCGTCACGGCATCCAGCAAGCGCGCCGAGCGTCATAGATCGCAATACGACAGGCTTGTTGGGGTTCCAGCCACTCTCGCCGACCTCGTGAACAACGATGGCGCGGACATCCTTGCCAGTGCTTATACCCCCAATGACGCATTTCACGATGCGCGCAATCCTTTCGACCGCCTGCTGGAGTCAGGCGATACCTCCGGGCGCTTCGTCCCCCCAGCCGCGGGAGGCGATCACCCATGGATAAAAACAGCTCTCCCAGCGGAGGTCTTCTCGGCGCCCGAACAGAAGTGCCTCGCGATAGCCATCTATTTTGAAGCCCGTGGAGAAGAACTCAAAGGTCAGGCAGCAGTCGCCCAGGTAATCCTCAATCGCGTCAGGAACCCCGCGTATCCCGATACGGTCTGCGATGTTGTCTATCAGAATCAAGACTTGCCCAACCGGTGTCAGTTTTCGTTTGCCTGCGACGGCATCGCTGACGTGGTGACCGATCGTCGCGCGTTTCAATTGGCAGAACAGATCGCGATGGCGGTAACCGCCGGCAAGATTTTCCTGTCGGACGTAGCGTCGTCGACCCACTACAACGCGACCTATGTTTCCCCTTCCTGGTCACGCTCGATGGAGCGCATGACCCAGATCGGTTCCCATATCTTTTATAGGACTTTCGGTGGCGGCTGGAGCTGA
- a CDS encoding DsbA family protein, with protein MSFGPADARVTIVEYASMTCPHCRNFHMNVWPALKAKYVDTGKVRFIMREFPFDPRAAGAFMLARCAGGDKWYATVDLLYRSQETWARSKDPSSAFKSILGMTGMDGPKVEACLSDQALLDKVNAVAERGKQLGVEATPTFFVNGELYKDAYSIEALGSKIDSLLAGKN; from the coding sequence ATGAGCTTCGGACCGGCCGACGCGCGCGTGACAATCGTTGAATATGCTTCGATGACCTGCCCGCATTGCCGCAACTTTCACATGAACGTTTGGCCTGCGCTCAAGGCAAAATACGTCGATACCGGCAAGGTACGGTTCATAATGCGCGAGTTTCCCTTCGATCCGCGCGCCGCCGGAGCTTTCATGCTGGCCCGCTGTGCCGGCGGCGACAAATGGTACGCCACAGTCGACCTGCTCTACCGATCGCAAGAGACCTGGGCTCGCAGCAAGGACCCATCCTCGGCGTTCAAGTCGATCCTGGGAATGACCGGCATGGATGGGCCGAAGGTCGAAGCCTGCCTTTCCGATCAAGCTCTGCTCGACAAGGTCAATGCCGTTGCCGAGCGCGGGAAGCAGCTGGGGGTCGAAGCTACCCCAACGTTCTTCGTCAATGGCGAACTCTACAAGGATGCCTATTCAATCGAAGCCCTGGGCAGCAAGATCGACAGCTTGCTGGCTGGCAAGAACTGA
- a CDS encoding peptidylprolyl isomerase gives MLARKHRAHALGAFASIFVLTASLAVAQQNDAVARVNGVDITARDYSVAEEMYGQQLGKMPEDAKRSTIVDALIESRLMSEAARKSGIQNDEEYKRQIAFFEAQTLRSIFMQRELSKRVDEKAVRKAYDEQVAKMPVVEETRLRHMLLPTAEAADVVIADLKAGKDFSAIAREKSADPASKEKGGDLGFLTPGQTLAEIESATAELKPGQFSETPVKSAFGFHVVKVDERRPRAAPRFELLAGEIRQALEAEEAARIVSDLRSGAKVEKLVPDVQAPEGEDGHPH, from the coding sequence ATGCTTGCCAGGAAACATCGCGCTCACGCGCTCGGCGCTTTCGCATCGATCTTCGTGCTGACGGCGTCGTTGGCGGTTGCGCAACAGAACGATGCGGTTGCGCGCGTCAATGGCGTGGATATCACCGCACGGGACTATTCCGTTGCCGAAGAGATGTACGGCCAGCAGCTTGGCAAAATGCCGGAGGACGCGAAGCGATCCACGATCGTTGATGCGTTGATCGAGTCGCGGCTGATGTCCGAAGCTGCTCGCAAGTCAGGCATACAGAACGATGAGGAATACAAGCGCCAGATTGCCTTCTTCGAAGCGCAAACCCTTCGTTCGATCTTCATGCAACGCGAGCTTTCAAAGCGTGTCGACGAAAAGGCCGTTCGCAAAGCCTATGATGAGCAAGTAGCCAAGATGCCCGTGGTCGAGGAAACGCGCCTGCGCCATATGTTGCTGCCGACAGCCGAGGCCGCAGATGTCGTCATCGCCGATCTGAAGGCAGGCAAAGATTTCTCGGCGATCGCCAGGGAGAAATCGGCCGATCCCGCCTCCAAAGAGAAGGGCGGTGACCTGGGTTTTCTAACGCCCGGGCAAACCCTTGCAGAGATTGAAAGCGCGACGGCCGAACTGAAGCCGGGGCAGTTCAGCGAGACACCGGTGAAAAGCGCATTCGGCTTTCACGTCGTCAAAGTCGATGAGCGTCGGCCACGCGCGGCACCACGGTTCGAGTTGCTCGCGGGTGAGATCAGACAGGCGCTCGAAGCTGAAGAGGCCGCCCGCATCGTGAGCGATCTGCGATCCGGGGCCAAGGTTGAAAAGCTTGTTCCCGATGTCCAGGCGCCCGAGGGCGAAGACGGTCATCCGCACTGA
- a CDS encoding L,D-transpeptidase, with protein MFNRRLFLFGVVALASTDALADPAPAKKSKAFKLDKRYLPQLVDFQLEQDIGTVVVDPKSRFLYLVETVGVARRYGIGVGKAGLAFKGHAMVGRKAEWPSWKPTANMIKRDPEKYLRYADGLPGGKSNPLGARALYLYRDGRDTLYRIHGTTEPWTIGKAVSNGCIRMVNDHVIDLYNRVPVGASVVVV; from the coding sequence ATGTTCAACAGGCGACTTTTTCTTTTCGGCGTCGTGGCACTGGCCTCGACGGATGCCCTGGCCGACCCGGCTCCGGCAAAAAAGAGCAAGGCATTCAAGCTCGACAAACGATACCTGCCCCAGCTGGTGGATTTCCAGTTGGAGCAGGATATCGGCACCGTCGTTGTCGATCCCAAGAGCCGTTTCCTCTATCTCGTGGAAACTGTTGGGGTGGCTCGCCGCTACGGCATCGGCGTCGGCAAGGCTGGGCTTGCGTTCAAGGGCCACGCGATGGTTGGCCGGAAGGCCGAGTGGCCGAGCTGGAAGCCCACAGCCAACATGATCAAGCGTGATCCGGAGAAGTATCTGCGTTATGCGGATGGGCTGCCAGGCGGGAAAAGCAATCCGCTCGGAGCGCGCGCGCTCTATCTCTATCGGGATGGCCGCGACACGCTATATCGTATCCACGGTACGACTGAACCTTGGACGATCGGGAAAGCCGTATCGAACGGCTGCATCCGGATGGTCAACGATCATGTGATCGACCTCTACAACCGTGTCCCCGTCGGCGCATCCGTCGTCGTGGTTTGA
- a CDS encoding helix-turn-helix domain-containing protein, with the protein MLTIGDLSRHTGVKVPTIRYYEQMGLVSAVERSKGNQRRYGTDERDRLTFIKHARELGISIDAIKELLELSAHPDIPCARADKIASEQLVSVRGRIAKLRKLETELERIATRCGGSTIGDCYVIRSLANHEMCEHEQH; encoded by the coding sequence ATGCTGACGATCGGCGATCTCTCCCGGCATACCGGGGTAAAAGTTCCGACGATCCGCTACTACGAGCAAATGGGCTTGGTGTCGGCCGTTGAACGTTCGAAAGGCAATCAGCGCCGATACGGGACCGACGAGCGGGACAGGCTCACCTTCATCAAGCATGCGCGTGAACTGGGCATTTCCATCGATGCCATCAAGGAACTGCTCGAACTTAGCGCGCACCCGGACATACCTTGCGCGCGCGCCGACAAGATTGCTTCGGAGCAACTGGTCTCCGTGCGCGGCAGGATCGCCAAGCTCCGCAAACTGGAAACGGAACTCGAGCGCATCGCTACCCGTTGCGGCGGCTCAACCATCGGCGATTGCTACGTGATCCGATCGCTCGCCAACCACGAGATGTGTGAGCACGAACAGCACTGA
- a CDS encoding DUF808 domain-containing protein, with translation MSSGLLALLDDVAAIAKVAAASLDDVAAQATKAGAKAAGVVIDDAAVTPRYVVGFTAQRELPIIAKITIGSLRNKLIFLLPAALLLGWLAPWAITPLLMIGGIYLCFEGAEKVLEVFFPHAEADSSTKMDTAVDAAKFENEKVQSAIRTDFILSAEIMAITLAAIPSTSVLTQAAILAMVGIGITLGVYGVVAIIVKADDFGLALARTKGRFLGLGTALRAFGRGVVTGMPYFLKALAAVGTAAMIWVGGGILVHGLETFGYGTLAHLIEDAAEKAAHAVPVAGELVAFLVSAAAAGLIGLAVGLATIPVVQKVVGKPHATS, from the coding sequence ATGAGTTCTGGACTGCTAGCCCTTCTTGACGATGTGGCCGCGATCGCAAAAGTCGCAGCGGCTTCGCTCGATGACGTTGCCGCGCAGGCGACGAAGGCAGGAGCAAAAGCTGCCGGCGTGGTCATCGACGATGCGGCAGTAACGCCGCGCTATGTCGTCGGCTTCACGGCGCAACGCGAGCTGCCGATCATCGCAAAGATCACGATCGGCTCGTTGCGCAACAAGCTCATCTTCCTGCTTCCGGCAGCTTTGCTGCTGGGGTGGTTGGCGCCGTGGGCGATCACGCCGCTGCTGATGATCGGCGGCATCTATCTTTGCTTCGAGGGTGCGGAGAAGGTGCTGGAAGTCTTCTTTCCGCATGCCGAGGCGGACAGCAGCACCAAGATGGACACTGCGGTCGATGCCGCCAAATTCGAAAACGAAAAGGTGCAGAGCGCGATCAGGACGGACTTCATCCTGTCGGCGGAAATCATGGCCATCACGCTGGCTGCGATACCATCCACCAGTGTCCTGACGCAGGCGGCCATCCTTGCCATGGTCGGCATCGGCATCACCCTCGGGGTCTATGGTGTCGTCGCCATCATCGTGAAAGCCGACGATTTCGGATTGGCCCTGGCCAGAACCAAGGGACGTTTTCTCGGGCTGGGCACCGCCTTGCGTGCCTTCGGAAGAGGGGTGGTGACAGGGATGCCCTACTTCCTGAAAGCGCTCGCCGCGGTGGGGACGGCCGCCATGATCTGGGTCGGTGGCGGCATCCTCGTGCATGGCCTCGAGACATTCGGCTACGGGACCCTCGCACACCTCATCGAGGATGCGGCAGAAAAGGCTGCACATGCCGTTCCCGTGGCCGGTGAACTGGTCGCTTTCCTGGTTTCGGCAGCAGCAGCCGGGCTGATTGGCCTGGCTGTTGGTTTGGCGACGATCCCGGTTGTCCAGAAGGTTGTCGGCAAGCCTCACGCTACCTCATGA
- a CDS encoding multidrug efflux SMR transporter encodes MNWLYLGIAVVFEIAVAISAGNAKGFTRLWWTIATLVSGAIGTFFLSLALLTFDVGVGYAIWTSVSGVGIVILGALFFGQQLNWQKVFGIALVIGGVVGLRLSGAA; translated from the coding sequence ATGAACTGGCTCTATCTCGGGATTGCCGTCGTCTTCGAGATCGCGGTTGCGATCAGCGCAGGAAACGCAAAGGGCTTCACCAGGCTCTGGTGGACGATCGCCACCCTCGTCAGCGGTGCGATCGGCACCTTTTTCCTCAGCCTTGCCCTGCTCACCTTCGACGTCGGGGTCGGCTACGCTATCTGGACCTCGGTGTCCGGTGTCGGGATCGTCATCCTCGGCGCGCTCTTCTTCGGGCAGCAACTCAACTGGCAAAAGGTTTTCGGCATCGCTCTCGTCATCGGGGGCGTTGTCGGCCTGCGCCTCAGCGGTGCGGCCTGA
- a CDS encoding SMR family transporter: MTLSHEKHQGSGRAWIMLLLAGAFEIGYALSVGGSQAFTVPSWSIAALIFFLLTLYFLSAALRTIDVGIGYAAWAGIGSVGAAAFGSILLDQPLTLVQAFWLGVIIAGVVWLKLADSAKLRGQG, translated from the coding sequence ATGACACTCTCGCACGAAAAGCATCAGGGTTCCGGCCGGGCTTGGATCATGCTGCTGCTCGCCGGCGCTTTTGAAATCGGCTACGCCCTCAGCGTCGGCGGCAGCCAGGCGTTCACCGTACCGAGCTGGTCGATCGCCGCGTTGATCTTCTTCCTGCTCACACTTTACTTCCTCAGCGCCGCCTTGCGGACCATCGACGTCGGGATCGGCTATGCGGCGTGGGCGGGCATCGGATCCGTCGGCGCGGCTGCCTTCGGCAGTATCCTGCTCGATCAGCCGCTGACGCTGGTCCAGGCCTTCTGGCTTGGCGTCATCATTGCCGGTGTCGTCTGGCTGAAGCTCGCCGACAGCGCAAAGCTTCGAGGACAAGGCTGA
- a CDS encoding nucleoside deaminase, whose amino-acid sequence MTAVPARCTQLMEETVASALDHVHNGGIPFSAFIVNQDGIILGRGVNRVREHHDPTAHAEVEAIRDACRSHGTTRLTGMTLLASGEPCAMCYMSALHAGFAQVFYAVDRDEAATHGFDYRGTYGLFARDPRDWRLPVVRKLVVSTGLWPFLAFRSRAT is encoded by the coding sequence ATGACTGCTGTTCCTGCCCGCTGCACGCAGCTCATGGAGGAGACCGTCGCCAGTGCCCTGGATCATGTCCACAACGGCGGCATCCCGTTCAGTGCTTTCATCGTCAATCAGGACGGCATCATCCTCGGACGCGGCGTCAATCGCGTCCGGGAACATCACGATCCGACTGCTCACGCCGAAGTCGAGGCCATTCGTGACGCCTGCCGCTCGCACGGGACAACCCGCCTGACAGGAATGACGCTTCTGGCCTCGGGAGAACCCTGCGCGATGTGTTACATGAGTGCGCTGCATGCGGGCTTCGCGCAGGTGTTCTATGCCGTCGATCGCGACGAGGCAGCCACGCATGGTTTTGACTATCGCGGCACGTATGGCCTTTTCGCTCGCGACCCGCGGGATTGGCGGCTGCCCGTCGTCAGGAAGCTCGTTGTCTCAACGGGCTTGTGGCCGTTCCTGGCATTCCGCTCGCGCGCAACGTAA
- a CDS encoding MarR family transcriptional regulator translates to MPGKSDSWLRLIHAVTGVEAELGEVLQGQHGLGLSEYRALQILSRSANSELRMQDLATHLRLNQSSVSRMVERLERGGLALRDLCPDDKRGVYAVLTDTGRARLASAQPDYEAALDSALRDHGGEELLSMKFVDAT, encoded by the coding sequence ATGCCCGGCAAAAGCGATTCATGGCTCAGGCTGATTCATGCCGTGACGGGCGTCGAGGCCGAGCTCGGCGAGGTCCTGCAAGGGCAACACGGCCTCGGCCTTTCAGAATACCGCGCATTGCAGATCCTGTCGCGATCGGCGAATTCCGAGCTGAGGATGCAGGATCTGGCCACGCATCTGCGGCTCAACCAGAGTTCGGTATCGCGCATGGTCGAGCGGCTGGAGCGCGGTGGACTTGCCCTTCGCGACCTTTGCCCCGACGACAAGCGCGGGGTCTATGCGGTTCTTACGGACACGGGGCGCGCGCGTCTCGCCAGTGCGCAGCCCGACTATGAGGCGGCGCTGGACAGCGCCCTCCGGGACCATGGCGGCGAGGAACTGCTGTCGATGAAGTTCGTCGACGCCACCTGA
- a CDS encoding DUF899 family protein translates to MKHPMRETPATPSIATRSSYQRQVDTLRAWEKAHTRESDAISAARRRLPMVKVDGSARLVGENGPVTLLEAFEGRRQLIAYYFMWYPGRPAPEQCEGCTLFTTQVRELSHIHSRDVTYATFCQGPYEESARYRNFMGWEMPWYSVQDSAAALLSPRPVGMMYLICYLRQEDDVFETYWTTRRGVEAMDNSYRLLDLTVYGRQELWEDSPGGWPRGWGEGKHRMRMGGRPITQWPRLEAGHSDDLGTVG, encoded by the coding sequence ATGAAGCACCCGATGCGCGAGACCCCCGCAACACCCAGCATAGCCACCCGGAGCAGTTACCAGCGCCAGGTGGACACACTACGGGCCTGGGAGAAAGCACACACAAGAGAAAGCGACGCAATTTCGGCTGCACGCCGCCGACTGCCGATGGTGAAGGTCGATGGATCAGCACGGCTCGTTGGTGAAAATGGCCCGGTAACGTTGCTGGAGGCGTTCGAAGGCCGCCGCCAGCTGATCGCCTACTACTTCATGTGGTATCCAGGCCGCCCGGCACCGGAACAATGCGAGGGCTGTACGCTCTTCACCACGCAGGTCCGTGAATTGTCCCATATCCATTCCCGCGACGTCACCTACGCGACGTTCTGCCAGGGCCCATACGAAGAGAGCGCCCGCTATCGCAACTTCATGGGATGGGAAATGCCCTGGTATTCGGTCCAGGACTCGGCCGCAGCCCTGCTCTCCCCACGCCCGGTGGGGATGATGTACCTCATCTGCTACCTGCGGCAGGAAGACGATGTCTTCGAAACCTATTGGACGACAAGGCGCGGTGTCGAAGCGATGGACAACAGCTATCGCCTGCTCGACCTGACTGTCTATGGCCGGCAGGAATTGTGGGAGGACTCGCCAGGCGGCTGGCCACGGGGGTGGGGGGAAGGCAAGCACCGTATGCGCATGGGTGGCCGGCCAATCACGCAATGGCCTCGACTGGAGGCGGGCCATTCCGACGATCTCGGCACCGTTGGCTGA